Proteins from a genomic interval of Pseudodesulfovibrio nedwellii:
- a CDS encoding sensor domain-containing diguanylate cyclase → MSIKSKLILALSFILVSAFLATSLVNYVFTRRAIRAELLHSSLPLTGKNIYSEIQAVMMRPLLVSSSMANDTFLKNWVTDGERDIGQITNYLKKIQEKYGFISTFFVSSATDAYYSQEGILKEIGPRDPHDIWFYAFRRSGKEFDLDVDTNEVENNKLTIFVNFRVEDNNGRFIGVAGVGLNIEHAAELLKKSKKKYNRKIYLVDQDGLVQVHHDKRLIEKHSIAKAGGIRDLASKILTKREKSLSLEYNWDDTHYLLSTQYIPELNWYLIVEQSEDDALISARDNLVRTIIIGICTSLLIIVLCTFTVNHFQGRLERLAQTDPLTGVANRRALEIYFQQATYKTKRYGEQLSTIILDLNKFKDVNDKHGHLKGDEVLKCVASTVGETIRPTDILARWGGDEFIIFLTGNIDDAGALAERALTAVAKSSEDLPITFSYGLAQYEEGEDLLSITMRADKDLYRSKKHNGSGEL, encoded by the coding sequence ATGAGCATTAAATCCAAACTGATATTAGCCCTTTCCTTCATTCTTGTTTCCGCTTTTCTGGCAACAAGTCTGGTCAACTACGTTTTCACGCGCAGGGCCATCCGAGCCGAATTGCTCCACTCCTCCCTGCCGTTGACCGGCAAAAATATCTATTCGGAAATTCAAGCCGTCATGATGCGGCCACTGCTCGTATCGTCCTCAATGGCGAATGACACATTTCTCAAAAACTGGGTGACCGATGGAGAACGGGATATCGGGCAAATCACGAATTACCTCAAAAAAATTCAGGAAAAATATGGATTCATTTCCACCTTTTTCGTCTCATCAGCAACAGACGCCTATTACAGCCAAGAAGGCATACTCAAAGAAATTGGGCCACGAGACCCTCACGATATTTGGTTCTATGCTTTTCGACGTTCAGGCAAGGAATTCGATCTGGATGTGGACACCAATGAAGTTGAAAACAACAAACTGACAATTTTCGTCAACTTCAGAGTGGAAGACAACAATGGCCGTTTCATCGGTGTTGCTGGTGTGGGATTGAACATCGAACATGCTGCCGAGCTCCTGAAAAAATCAAAAAAGAAATACAACAGAAAAATTTACCTCGTGGATCAGGATGGCCTAGTTCAGGTACACCACGACAAACGGCTTATCGAGAAGCATTCCATTGCTAAGGCCGGTGGAATCCGTGACCTTGCTTCAAAGATACTCACCAAAAGAGAAAAATCACTCAGCTTGGAATATAATTGGGACGACACTCACTACCTGCTTTCTACCCAATACATCCCGGAACTGAATTGGTATCTCATCGTCGAACAAAGCGAAGATGACGCTTTGATTTCTGCGAGGGATAATCTTGTCCGCACCATTATTATAGGTATATGTACGTCACTTCTAATAATCGTACTGTGCACGTTCACGGTCAATCACTTCCAGGGACGACTGGAACGGCTGGCCCAAACCGATCCGTTGACCGGTGTTGCCAACCGTCGTGCATTGGAAATATATTTCCAACAGGCAACCTACAAAACCAAACGATACGGCGAACAACTATCCACCATCATCCTAGACCTCAACAAGTTCAAAGATGTCAATGACAAACACGGACATCTCAAGGGCGATGAAGTGCTTAAATGCGTAGCCAGCACCGTGGGAGAAACCATCAGGCCGACAGATATTCTGGCCCGTTGGGGTGGCGATGAATTCATCATTTTCCTGACCGGTAACATCGATGATGCCGGTGCTTTGGCAGAACGAGCACTCACGGCTGTTGCTAAATCTTCCGAGGACCTTCCCATCACTTTCAGCTATGGGTTAGCCCAATACGAAGAAGGTGAAGATCTTCTCTCCATAACCATGCGAGCGGATAAGGACCTCTACCGGTCCAAGAAGCACAACGGCTCCGGCGAGTTGTAG
- the dtd gene encoding D-aminoacyl-tRNA deacylase, which translates to MRLVVQRVSDAKVTVNDAVVGEIDTGLLVLVGFGHADEADLPSKPIWKKMLDKLVNLRIFPDEDDKMNRSLTDIQGDIMLISQFTLYADCKKGRRPSFTNACHPYIAESLFDRFVEDARKAAPGQFATGRFGAEMHLDFTNWGPVTIILDSDEM; encoded by the coding sequence ATGCGTTTGGTCGTTCAACGTGTTTCCGACGCAAAGGTTACGGTCAACGACGCTGTTGTCGGTGAGATTGACACCGGCCTGCTGGTGCTCGTCGGATTCGGCCATGCAGATGAAGCGGACCTGCCAAGCAAGCCCATCTGGAAGAAAATGCTCGACAAACTGGTGAACCTACGCATCTTCCCGGATGAAGACGACAAAATGAACAGATCGCTCACAGACATTCAGGGCGACATCATGCTCATTTCCCAGTTCACGTTATATGCAGACTGCAAAAAAGGTCGCCGTCCGTCCTTCACCAACGCCTGCCATCCGTATATTGCGGAATCCCTATTCGACCGCTTTGTGGAAGACGCACGCAAGGCTGCCCCCGGTCAATTTGCCACTGGCCGATTCGGAGCAGAAATGCATCTGGACTTCACCAATTGGGGTCCCGTCACCATCATTCTCGATTCAGACGAGATGTAA
- the queD gene encoding 6-carboxytetrahydropterin synthase QueD, whose translation MPGKWKLTITQDFSASHQLRNYGGKCENMHGHNFGVEVVVEGDKLDDKIQYLVDFKEIKQRTKDVLEKLDHKHLNEVECFTEVNPSSENIAMFIYKELDGNMPEPVRLVEVSVSEKESSKATYWEE comes from the coding sequence ATGCCCGGCAAATGGAAATTGACTATCACGCAGGATTTTTCAGCATCACACCAACTGCGCAACTACGGCGGCAAGTGTGAAAACATGCACGGTCACAACTTTGGTGTAGAAGTAGTGGTTGAAGGCGACAAACTGGACGATAAAATCCAGTACCTTGTCGACTTCAAGGAAATAAAACAACGCACTAAGGATGTGTTGGAAAAACTCGACCACAAACACCTTAACGAGGTGGAGTGCTTTACCGAGGTCAATCCTTCCTCCGAAAACATCGCCATGTTTATATATAAGGAATTGGACGGCAACATGCCGGAGCCAGTCCGCTTGGTCGAAGTGTCTGTTTCGGAGAAAGAATCGTCCAAGGCCACCTATTGGGAAGAATAA
- a CDS encoding nucleotide pyrophosphohydrolase, whose protein sequence is MDSLKQLDERHRKFVEERHWQKHQSPKNLAMALTAEVGELVEHFQWLTVEESWNVSGKKKEAVAEELADVLIYLTRLSSELGVDLVAAAHEKCERNEHKYPVEEFQDGDRRPHEYKDRDKY, encoded by the coding sequence ATGGACTCACTCAAACAACTCGATGAACGCCACCGCAAATTTGTAGAAGAACGTCACTGGCAAAAACACCAATCTCCCAAGAACCTTGCCATGGCTCTCACCGCCGAAGTAGGCGAACTGGTCGAACACTTTCAATGGCTGACCGTCGAGGAAAGTTGGAATGTAAGCGGCAAAAAAAAGGAAGCCGTGGCCGAAGAACTGGCCGATGTACTCATCTACCTAACCCGCTTGTCCTCGGAACTGGGCGTTGATCTGGTTGCGGCTGCCCATGAAAAATGCGAGAGAAACGAGCACAAGTACCCGGTGGAAGAATTTCAGGACGGTGACCGCCGCCCCCACGAGTACAAAGATCGCGACAAGTATTAA
- a CDS encoding patatin-like phospholipase family protein encodes MKVTRTNHILHFTALLCLALILAGCSGKRSPMPEGLLHDGQLPNYKYIRFYGDSAPEKAAMRLLLAQWAAQEAATGNTGNFTVLSLSGGGADGAFGAGFLTGWTSRGDRPNFTFVTGVSTGALIAPFAFLGPEYDATLKLLYTTFSTINLVKARPIGSALVGDGLFNVNSFRRALKTYVNTKIINKIAAEHRKGRRLFVGTTNLDEMRPVYWNIGAIAQFQTKKAHQLIRDVILASASVPVAFPPMYFSLEIDGKKYEEMHVDGGVTNQVFAYPPSVHMKKNLDKLGISRKIILYVIRNDALTTKPIQVNPNLGDIAARSLTGLIRNQGIGDLYRIFYVAERDGADFNLAFIPPTFQADSNELFDPNYMSKLFKVGQDMAKSTTPWHKTPPYDLNPQQ; translated from the coding sequence ATGAAAGTCACACGCACAAACCACATTCTCCATTTCACGGCTCTGCTATGCCTGGCGTTGATACTGGCTGGCTGTAGCGGCAAACGGTCCCCCATGCCGGAAGGACTTTTACATGATGGGCAGTTGCCGAATTATAAATACATCCGATTTTATGGGGACTCGGCGCCGGAAAAGGCGGCCATGCGCTTGCTTTTGGCTCAATGGGCTGCACAGGAAGCGGCGACGGGCAATACCGGTAATTTTACTGTGCTCAGTTTATCCGGGGGTGGTGCGGACGGTGCGTTTGGTGCAGGATTTCTGACGGGGTGGACGTCTCGAGGTGACAGACCAAACTTCACATTCGTCACCGGCGTCAGTACCGGGGCGCTCATTGCCCCCTTCGCTTTTCTCGGGCCGGAATATGATGCCACGCTCAAGCTTCTCTACACAACATTCAGCACCATCAATCTTGTAAAAGCCCGTCCGATCGGTTCTGCTCTTGTGGGAGACGGCCTCTTTAACGTGAACTCTTTTCGGCGGGCGTTGAAGACCTACGTTAATACAAAAATCATCAACAAAATCGCCGCCGAACATCGCAAAGGACGACGGCTGTTCGTCGGCACGACGAACCTTGACGAAATGCGCCCGGTTTATTGGAATATAGGGGCCATCGCCCAATTCCAGACAAAAAAAGCCCACCAGCTTATTCGGGATGTCATTCTGGCCTCGGCTTCCGTTCCCGTGGCATTTCCACCAATGTATTTCTCCCTTGAAATCGACGGCAAAAAATACGAAGAAATGCATGTGGACGGAGGCGTCACCAATCAGGTTTTCGCATACCCGCCGAGTGTTCACATGAAAAAGAACCTCGACAAACTGGGAATCTCACGAAAAATCATTCTCTATGTTATCCGCAATGATGCATTGACCACAAAACCGATTCAGGTAAACCCCAATCTGGGCGACATCGCCGCTCGGTCCCTGACCGGCCTGATCCGGAATCAAGGTATCGGGGATCTCTACAGAATCTTTTATGTCGCGGAACGGGACGGCGCAGATTTCAATCTGGCCTTCATCCCGCCGACGTTTCAAGCGGATTCCAACGAATTATTCGACCCGAATTATATGTCCAAACTGTTCAAAGTCGGCCAGGACATGGCCAAAAGTACAACCCCCTGGCACAAAACGCCGCCTTATGATTTAAACCCTCAACAATAA
- the dnaE gene encoding DNA polymerase III subunit alpha, with translation MAEFVHLHVHTEYSLLDGAIRIKDLLSRSKDLGMPAVAITDHGSMFGAATFYMAAMEMGIKPIIGCEVYVAPGDIDDEDAHKRKEKGGGYHLVLLAKNRKGYQNLTKLVTTGYLEGFYYKPRVSKNLLKKHSEGLIALSACLAGEIPRKLMNEGLEEGVEMAKTYESIFPGNFYLELQDNGIGKQTRLNELLIKCAEKTGLPMVATNDCHYLTAEDYEAHDTLLCIQTQTTVDAEKRFKMDTQELYFKTPEEMEKAFAHVPEAILNTQRIAEQCNLEIELGNYYFPEYELSEGVSDMDEEFDKLCREGLKRRLDTITYEVDEKRYWDRLDYELGVIVEMGFPAYFLIVQDFINWAKDNRIPVGPGRGSAAGSIVAWSLKITNLDPLPYDLLFERFLNVERVSMPDIDVDFCERRRLEVVKYCAEKYGHDRVAQITTFGTMKTKAVIKDVGRALGMTFGETDRIAKLIPDDPALMAKLLGVEKAKINVPNAVKAVLELDDMVATDPKIAKLIDISTRLEGLCRHASTHAAGVVISDKPMVEYLPLYKGKKGEIVTQFDMKKVEKVGLIKFDFLGLRTMTVIEDCLDIIREQGKNAPDLDTLHLDDPDTFAIFAKGDTDGIFQVESSGMRKYLRMLRPDCFEDIVAMLALYRPGPLGMIGSHGVSMVDEFIMRKHGDIDVTYPHPSLEDTLKPTYGVMVYQEQVMATAMTVANYSLGEGDLLRRAMGKKIAEEMAKQRSRFLEGSRENEIPDKIANEIFDTMEKFAAYGFNKSHSAAYALISYHTAYLKAHFPVEFMAALMSTEMNNTEKIIMYINACRDMEITVKQPNINAGHARFSVLEGDILYAMAAIKNVGEEAINEIVVERNDGGPFKDIFDFCERVNLRRVTKRVLESLIKAGALDCFDCSRAALLEDLEKAVAIGQKKAKEKDSGMLNMLDMLGGGGQDAPSHSPTCSDIEEFDDKEKLTLEKEVLGFFLSGHPLLAYRQDLARLRTSTLEDCKNIPNGTEVRVAVIIPDYKQFITKRGDPMAFCVAEDLTTSGEVTMLPKVYADARELIDADRPLMIQGKIDIREEPGQEEAPKSAKILADKVMFLADAVQGSDKPVPLWIGEKSAVDSHLNMLKTILQRYPGNTHVTLGIITKESVVTLKLGHGWKIFPSREFWKDVEKWQNGDALKHQAAMK, from the coding sequence GTGGCCGAATTCGTTCATCTTCACGTCCATACAGAGTACAGCCTCTTGGACGGCGCAATCCGCATCAAGGATCTGCTTTCGCGATCCAAAGACCTCGGCATGCCTGCCGTGGCTATCACCGACCACGGATCCATGTTCGGAGCCGCGACCTTTTACATGGCAGCCATGGAGATGGGCATCAAGCCCATTATCGGCTGCGAAGTCTATGTGGCTCCCGGTGACATAGACGATGAGGACGCACACAAGCGTAAGGAAAAAGGAGGCGGCTACCATTTGGTGCTACTCGCTAAGAACCGCAAAGGGTACCAGAACCTGACCAAATTGGTAACAACTGGCTACCTGGAAGGGTTCTACTACAAACCACGCGTCTCCAAAAATTTGCTCAAAAAACACTCCGAAGGACTCATCGCCCTGTCCGCTTGTCTGGCAGGTGAAATACCGCGCAAACTCATGAACGAAGGTCTGGAAGAAGGCGTGGAGATGGCAAAGACCTATGAGTCCATCTTCCCCGGCAACTTCTATCTTGAATTGCAGGACAACGGTATAGGCAAGCAGACCCGACTCAATGAATTGCTCATCAAATGCGCGGAAAAGACTGGTCTGCCCATGGTCGCGACCAACGACTGCCATTACCTGACAGCCGAGGACTACGAAGCGCATGACACCCTGCTCTGCATCCAGACACAGACCACTGTGGACGCAGAGAAGCGGTTCAAGATGGACACGCAGGAATTGTATTTCAAAACGCCTGAAGAAATGGAAAAGGCATTCGCCCATGTACCCGAGGCCATCCTCAACACCCAGCGCATTGCCGAGCAGTGCAACCTCGAAATCGAGTTGGGTAACTACTATTTCCCTGAATACGAGCTGTCCGAAGGTGTATCGGACATGGACGAAGAATTCGACAAGCTCTGCCGCGAAGGTCTCAAACGGCGATTGGATACCATTACCTATGAAGTAGACGAAAAACGGTACTGGGATCGGCTGGACTACGAGCTCGGCGTTATCGTTGAAATGGGATTCCCGGCCTACTTCCTTATCGTGCAGGACTTCATCAACTGGGCCAAGGACAATCGCATCCCAGTCGGCCCCGGTCGTGGTTCTGCAGCCGGTTCAATCGTGGCGTGGTCTCTCAAGATAACCAACCTCGACCCCCTCCCGTATGATCTGCTGTTCGAGCGTTTCCTGAACGTCGAACGTGTATCCATGCCTGATATCGACGTTGACTTCTGCGAACGCCGCCGTCTCGAAGTCGTCAAATACTGCGCCGAGAAGTACGGCCATGATCGTGTGGCGCAGATCACTACCTTCGGCACCATGAAAACCAAGGCGGTTATTAAAGACGTTGGTCGCGCACTCGGCATGACCTTCGGCGAAACAGACCGTATCGCCAAACTCATCCCGGACGACCCCGCCCTCATGGCCAAACTGCTCGGCGTGGAAAAAGCCAAAATCAACGTCCCCAATGCGGTCAAGGCTGTGTTGGAATTGGACGACATGGTTGCCACTGACCCAAAAATCGCAAAACTCATAGATATTTCCACCCGTCTCGAAGGGTTATGTCGACACGCCTCCACTCATGCAGCGGGCGTGGTTATCTCGGACAAACCCATGGTCGAATACCTTCCTCTCTACAAAGGGAAGAAGGGTGAAATCGTGACCCAGTTCGACATGAAAAAAGTCGAAAAAGTCGGCCTGATCAAGTTCGACTTTCTGGGCCTGCGCACCATGACTGTTATCGAGGATTGTCTGGACATCATCCGCGAACAGGGCAAAAACGCGCCTGACCTCGACACCCTGCATTTGGACGACCCCGACACCTTCGCCATTTTTGCCAAAGGTGACACGGACGGCATCTTTCAGGTCGAATCATCAGGCATGCGTAAATATCTCAGGATGCTACGCCCTGACTGCTTCGAAGACATCGTCGCCATGCTCGCGCTCTATCGTCCCGGCCCGCTGGGCATGATCGGTTCCCACGGCGTCAGCATGGTTGATGAATTCATCATGCGTAAACACGGCGACATTGATGTCACCTACCCGCACCCTTCGCTGGAGGACACGCTCAAGCCCACATACGGCGTTATGGTATATCAGGAACAGGTTATGGCCACCGCCATGACTGTTGCCAACTACTCACTCGGTGAAGGTGACCTGCTCCGACGTGCCATGGGTAAAAAGATTGCCGAGGAGATGGCCAAACAGCGTTCCCGTTTTCTTGAAGGGTCACGGGAAAATGAAATTCCCGACAAGATCGCCAACGAAATTTTCGACACCATGGAAAAATTTGCGGCATACGGTTTCAACAAATCACACTCCGCCGCCTACGCACTCATTTCCTATCACACCGCCTATCTCAAGGCGCACTTCCCGGTTGAATTCATGGCCGCTCTCATGTCCACGGAAATGAACAACACCGAAAAAATCATCATGTACATCAATGCATGTCGCGACATGGAGATCACGGTCAAGCAGCCCAACATCAACGCGGGGCATGCTCGATTCTCAGTACTTGAAGGCGACATTCTCTATGCCATGGCCGCCATCAAAAACGTTGGCGAAGAGGCCATCAACGAAATCGTGGTTGAACGCAACGACGGCGGACCTTTCAAAGATATCTTCGACTTCTGCGAGCGGGTGAATCTACGCCGCGTGACCAAACGAGTCTTGGAATCGCTCATCAAAGCCGGCGCATTGGATTGTTTCGACTGTTCCCGTGCTGCCCTGCTTGAAGATCTTGAAAAGGCCGTTGCCATCGGTCAAAAAAAGGCCAAGGAAAAAGATTCCGGCATGTTGAACATGTTGGACATGCTCGGCGGTGGCGGGCAAGACGCCCCATCTCATTCGCCCACCTGTTCGGATATCGAAGAATTCGACGACAAGGAAAAGCTGACCCTCGAAAAAGAGGTGCTCGGTTTCTTCCTGTCAGGCCACCCCCTGCTTGCCTATCGTCAGGACTTGGCTCGATTGCGCACCTCCACCCTTGAAGACTGCAAAAATATTCCCAACGGAACAGAAGTTCGCGTGGCCGTGATTATCCCGGACTACAAGCAGTTCATTACTAAGCGCGGTGACCCCATGGCATTCTGCGTGGCCGAAGATCTGACCACATCCGGCGAAGTCACCATGTTGCCCAAGGTCTATGCGGACGCACGCGAGCTTATCGACGCGGACCGCCCGCTCATGATTCAGGGCAAGATCGACATTCGCGAAGAACCTGGTCAGGAAGAGGCGCCCAAGTCAGCCAAGATTCTAGCCGACAAGGTCATGTTCCTGGCGGATGCGGTTCAAGGTTCAGACAAACCCGTGCCGCTCTGGATCGGTGAAAAAAGCGCCGTGGATTCTCATCTGAATATGCTCAAAACCATTCTACAACGCTATCCCGGCAACACGCACGTCACTCTCGGGATCATCACAAAAGAAAGTGTGGTTACGCTCAAACTCGGCCATGGCTGGAAGATCTTCCCAAGTCGCGAATTCTGGAAAGATGTGGAAAAATGGCAAAACGGCGATGCCTTGAAGCATCAGGCTGCCATGAAGTAA